The following proteins are encoded in a genomic region of Dermatophagoides farinae isolate YC_2012a chromosome 8, ASM2471394v1, whole genome shotgun sequence:
- the LOC142597767 gene encoding uncharacterized protein LOC142597767: protein MPHSVVVRKLDSEKTTTKKRLVFNASNGSNSLNQSIFKGITSWCLPRSLIHFRLKNIAFIADIKAAFHNIHIQPDHQKYVKFLWFDENKESIVCYKFLRLPFGLTSSPFILNVAINHHIEKYRSEFPNVVAAIHSNLYVDDLVHSVNSKFETSEFHTASSKIFEDASMELRKWQCSDPEIDKLWCDGLGENKVLGVIWNKSDDTIQVVIPSINFSKDVTKRSLLTTLASIYDPMGLLLPSTIQLKFFISELWTRKIDWDDTLSPALHGKASKILTDIHHLRNFKISRKLFNQISTNYDMIIFCDASKKAMGVTVYLSNGIEAKYIFGKSKMLKPRKIVTGELLALSAGANLGSVLKSMLPINKTIIVSDSKPNVDRLATDINKFQQSVAVHLYNIRSKIDAIHWVPGTKNPSDTLTRGVSFDQLQNLQNLDQSLLQEIYNQSHYFSALTIKVDNNMNVNIDVNQSLSYDQWIQLINQHIDDKSDNPTDPLTTLIKLNQQKFTNDLERFPNTFVDESGVVRCSTRLDNSDLDYDCKNPIFIPNCPFLLSLLFKIHEKVGHGSEYRTMCEFRETYFTPKLRQQTKKTINRCKICKINRAKPLEVHHGIPPASRVTRNLPFNTTGIDMFEIRHPTKMYGLLFTCFSTRAVHLEPVENASSSEVLKALRNFASLRNCPSAIFSDNGTNFKKLGKLLNDCLNQIKIEWHFITPYSPHRGGAWEAMIKTTKKALYSTVWGKDLTIDNFRTILYELSSIINSRPIAELNGHILTPNKLMFGSELRKPPQPPSKSETKSDLLTEWRSKQRNLTAAWKVWQELYLKQLRHFQRNTSKYEHLNVGDWALIKGQTNNRDKWPIGRILETIPDKKGVIRTYRIQIGNESVTRSNRYVFPLEGGEYAANI from the coding sequence ATGCCCCATTCGGTAGTGGTCAGAAAACTAGattcagaaaaaacaacaactaaaaAGCGGTTGGTATTCAACGCATCCAATGGTAGCAACAGTCTAAACCAATCGATATTCAAAGGAATCACATCATGGTGTTTGCCAAGATCGCTGATTCATTTTCGCTTAAAGAACATCGCATTCATAGCAGACATCAAAGCTGCTTTTCACAATATCCATATCCAAcctgatcatcaaaaatacgTGAAGTTTTTATGGTTCGACGAAAACAAAGAAAGTATCGTTTGCTATAAATTTCTCCGTCTTCCCTTTGGTCTCACATCATCACCGTTCATTCTGAATGTTGCCATCAATCACCATATCGAAAAATACAGAAGTGAATTTCCTAACGTTGTAGCAGCTATTCATTCAAACCTATACGTGGATGATTTAGTTCATTCTGTAAACAGCAAATTTGAGACATCAGAATTTCATACCGCTAgttcaaaaattttcgaagATGCATCCATGGAACTGAGAAAATGGCAATGCTCAGATCCTGAAATCGACAAGTTGTGGTGCGACGGATTGGGAGAAAATAAAGTGCTTGGAGTTATATGGAACAAAAGTGATGACACCATCCAAGTTGTAATACCATCTATCAATTTCTCGAAGGATGTCACCAAACGATCATTGCTCACAACTCTAGCTTCAATATACGACCCTATGGGTTTGCTTTTACCATCTACCATCCAActgaaattcttcatcagTGAACTATGGACAAGAAAAATCGATTGGGATGATACTTTATCACCAGCGCTGCATGGCAAAGCCAGCAAAATTCTGACCGACATCCATCATTTGAGAAATTTCAAGATATCAAGAAAATTGTTCAACCAAATTTCGACCAACTATGATATGATAATCTTCTGTGATGCAAGTAAAAAAGCCATGGGCGTCACTGTATACCTTTCGAATGGTATCGAAGCAAAATACATATTTggcaaatcaaaaatgttaAAACCACGAAAAATTGTTACGGGCGAGCTATTAGCATTATCAGCTGGTGCAAATCTTGGTAGCGTCTTGAAGTCAATGTTACCAATCAATAAAACCATAATCGTATCAGATTCAAAACCAAACGTAGATAGATTAGCCACCGACATCAACAAATTCCAGCAATCCGTGGCTGTCCATCTCTATAATATTCgatcaaaaattgatgcGATCCACTGGGTACCAGGTACGAAGAATCCCAGCGACACACTCACTCGTGGGGTGTCTTTCGACCAGCTTCAAAATTTACAGAACCTCGATCAAAGTCTACTCCAAGAAATTTACAATCAATCTCATTATTTTTCTGCTCTCACCATCAAAgttgacaacaacatgaaCGTTAATATCGACGTAAATCAATCTCTTTCGTATGATCAGTGGATACAGCTAATTAATCAACACATCGATGATAAAAGTGATAATCCCACCGATCCGTTAACAActttaatcaaattgaatcaacagAAATTCACAAATGATTTGGAACGATTTCCAAACACATTTGTCGACGAATCTGGCGTAGTTCGATGTAGCACTAGATTAGATAATTCTGATCTCGATTACGACTGCAAAAATCCAATATTCATACCAAATTGTCCTTTCTTACTGTCATTACTGTTCAAAATCCACGAAAAAGTTGGACATGGATCCGAATACCGCACAATGTGTGAGTTCAGAGAAACATACTTTACACCTAAGCTCAgacaacaaacgaaaaagacaatcaatcgatgtaAAATATGCAAAATCAACAGAGCAAAGCCATTGGAAGTGCATCATGGTATTCCACCGGCAAGTCGAGTTACAAGAAATCTACCATTCAACACAACAGGCATCGATATGTTCGAAATCCGCCATCCAACCAAAATGTACGGATTATTGTTCACCTGTTTTTCAACAAGAGCTGTTCATCTAGAACCGGTAGAGAATGCGTCGTCATCAGAAGTGCTAAAGGCACTAAGAAATTTCGCTTCATTAAGAAATTGTCCATCCGCAATATTTTCAGACAACGGAACCAACTTTAAAAAGTTAGGAAAGCTTCTTAATGACTGTTTAAACCagatcaaaattgaatggcATTTCATAACGCCATACAGTCCTCATCGAGGTGGTGCTTGGGAAGCGATGATCAAAACCACAAAGAAGGCTTTATATTCAACAGTATGGGGTAAAGATTTAACCATCGACAATTTCCGAACTATTCTTTACGAATTATCGTCAATCATTAATTCACGTCCGATCGCTGAATTAAACGGACACATCCTCACACCAAACAAGCTTATGTTTGGCTCCGAACTACGAAAGCCGCCACAACCACCGTCAAAGTCAGAGACGAAATCGGATTTGTTAACAGAATGGCGTAGCAAACAACGGAATCTGACAGCAGCATGGAAAGTTTGGCAAGAATTGTACCTGAAGCAGCTTCGCCACTTCCAAAGAAACACCTCCAAATATGAACATCTAAATGTTGGAGATTGGGCGCTAATAAAAGGCCAAACCAACAACCGAGACAAATGGCCCATTGGCCGTATATTGGAAACAATTCCGGACAAAAAAGGAGTCATACGGACCTATCGCATTCAAATTGGCAATGAAAGTGTGACCAGAAGTAACCGTTACGTCTTTCCTCTCGAAGGGGGGGAGTATGCTGCAAATATTTAG
- the LOC124496349 gene encoding uncharacterized protein LOC124496349 isoform X2: MDNLANMEFIVGYTNYPPFIGLNEYGSTSQGADLYLLIELSRRLNFTFRLINLTNKWHEWIISNHSLVDIIMGGFHLTYETSKICDNLYPYFIEQTSIMTREPKNPEYQADQLLDPFDFYIWMAILFSLIILPLSTLIVSHLNPKGSYSIQDSYLIWLYILLKQNVLNRLKHELRPIIIAWILATFILSTFYAGCLLSMISIPHDHRINSLRRLSRYCKQGNMVVLTENNTATMKIMMAGKPIFAPIVTHHRVVGHQNDAISLILNEPKDRKGRTYAFLQYYTMLKMIQQSFSGIERLHVAKAREKASVHTSLTCFLLKLQFPYVRQFNRITIHLFSSGIYQLWLDNEFRNAKMYSLSKTSNFKQSPYRDDDDSSQNDLEFDQNNDNVSFRSLTLSQLMVCFHLYLMALAIATLVAIVEFLWFIGTNNLLQSVIIDLIGQSIIITDRSI; this comes from the exons ATGGACAATCTGGCCAACATGGAATTTATTGTCGGATATACGAAT tATCCTCCATTTATTGGACTTAACGAATATGGCTCCACTTCCCAAGGTGCTGATCTGTAtcttttaattgaattaagTCGGCGATTAAATTTTACTTTTCGATTGATAAATCTAACGAACAAATGGCATGAATGGATAATATCCAATCATAGTCTTGTTGACATTATAATGGGAGGTTTTCATTTAACCTATGAAACTTCAAAAATTTGCGATAATCTCTATCCATATTTTATTGAACAAACATCAATTATGACACGAGAACCTAAAAATCCTGAATACCAGGCTGATCAATTACTTGATCCATTCGATTTCTACATTTGGATggctattttgttttctttaaTCATCTTGCCTTTATCGACTCTAATTGTATCACATTTAAATCCAAAGGGTTCATATTCGATTCAGGATTCCTATTTAATATGGTTATATATTCTGCTCAAACAAAATGTCCTTAATCGTTTAAAACATGAATTACGGCCCATAATTATAGCATGGATATTGGCCACATTCATACTTTCCACCTTTTATGCAGGATGTCTCCTGTCAATGATAAGCATACCGCATGATCATCGCATTAATTCATTAAGACGATTGTCGCGATATTGCAAGCAAGGAAATATGGTCGTATTGACGGAAAACAATACGGctacaatgaaaatt ATGATGGCTGGCAAACCGATTTTTGCTCCAATAGTTACTCATCATCGAGTTGTTGGTCATCAGAATGATGCCATTAGCCTTATACTTAATGAGCCAAAAGACAGAAAAGGTAGAACCTATGCCTTTTTACAGTATTATacaatgttgaaaatgatccaGCAAAGTTTTAGCGGTATCGAACGATTACATGTGGCCAAAGCTCGTGAAAAAGCATCCGTTCATACGAGTCTCACGTGTTTTCTACTCAAATTACAGTTTCCGTACGTACGAcaattcaatcgaatcaccattcatttatttagtTCAGGCATTTACCAATTATGGCTTGATAATGAATTCCGCAATGCCAAAATGTATAGCCTTTCTAAAACTTCAAATTTTAAACAGTCACCTTATCGAGATGATGACGATAGCAGTCAAAATGATCTggaatttgatcaaaataatgataatgttagTTTTCGTAGTCTAACATTATCGCAGTTAATGGTCTGTTTCCATTTGTATTTAATGGCTCTGGCCATAGCCACACTGGTTGCAATTGTTGAATTCCTATGGTTTATCGGCACTAATAATTTACTTCAATCTgtcattattgatttgattggccaatcgataataatcacGGATCGATCCATCTAG
- the LOC124496349 gene encoding uncharacterized protein LOC124496349 isoform X1 gives MDNLANMEFIVGYTNYPPFIGLNEYGSTSQGADLYLLIELSRRLNFTFRLINLTNKWHEWIISNHSLVDIIMGGFHLTYETSKICDNLYPYFIEQTSIMTREPKNPEYQADQLLDPFDFYIWMAILFSLIILPLSTLIVSHLNPKGSYSIQDSYLIWLYILLKQNVLNRLKHELRPIIIAWILATFILSTFYAGCLLSMISIPHDHRINSLRRLSRYCKQGNMVVLTENNTATMKIVQMMAGKPIFAPIVTHHRVVGHQNDAISLILNEPKDRKGRTYAFLQYYTMLKMIQQSFSGIERLHVAKAREKASVHTSLTCFLLKLQFPYVRQFNRITIHLFSSGIYQLWLDNEFRNAKMYSLSKTSNFKQSPYRDDDDSSQNDLEFDQNNDNVSFRSLTLSQLMVCFHLYLMALAIATLVAIVEFLWFIGTNNLLQSVIIDLIGQSIIITDRSI, from the exons ATGGACAATCTGGCCAACATGGAATTTATTGTCGGATATACGAAT tATCCTCCATTTATTGGACTTAACGAATATGGCTCCACTTCCCAAGGTGCTGATCTGTAtcttttaattgaattaagTCGGCGATTAAATTTTACTTTTCGATTGATAAATCTAACGAACAAATGGCATGAATGGATAATATCCAATCATAGTCTTGTTGACATTATAATGGGAGGTTTTCATTTAACCTATGAAACTTCAAAAATTTGCGATAATCTCTATCCATATTTTATTGAACAAACATCAATTATGACACGAGAACCTAAAAATCCTGAATACCAGGCTGATCAATTACTTGATCCATTCGATTTCTACATTTGGATggctattttgttttctttaaTCATCTTGCCTTTATCGACTCTAATTGTATCACATTTAAATCCAAAGGGTTCATATTCGATTCAGGATTCCTATTTAATATGGTTATATATTCTGCTCAAACAAAATGTCCTTAATCGTTTAAAACATGAATTACGGCCCATAATTATAGCATGGATATTGGCCACATTCATACTTTCCACCTTTTATGCAGGATGTCTCCTGTCAATGATAAGCATACCGCATGATCATCGCATTAATTCATTAAGACGATTGTCGCGATATTGCAAGCAAGGAAATATGGTCGTATTGACGGAAAACAATACGGctacaatgaaaattgttcag ATGATGGCTGGCAAACCGATTTTTGCTCCAATAGTTACTCATCATCGAGTTGTTGGTCATCAGAATGATGCCATTAGCCTTATACTTAATGAGCCAAAAGACAGAAAAGGTAGAACCTATGCCTTTTTACAGTATTATacaatgttgaaaatgatccaGCAAAGTTTTAGCGGTATCGAACGATTACATGTGGCCAAAGCTCGTGAAAAAGCATCCGTTCATACGAGTCTCACGTGTTTTCTACTCAAATTACAGTTTCCGTACGTACGAcaattcaatcgaatcaccattcatttatttagtTCAGGCATTTACCAATTATGGCTTGATAATGAATTCCGCAATGCCAAAATGTATAGCCTTTCTAAAACTTCAAATTTTAAACAGTCACCTTATCGAGATGATGACGATAGCAGTCAAAATGATCTggaatttgatcaaaataatgataatgttagTTTTCGTAGTCTAACATTATCGCAGTTAATGGTCTGTTTCCATTTGTATTTAATGGCTCTGGCCATAGCCACACTGGTTGCAATTGTTGAATTCCTATGGTTTATCGGCACTAATAATTTACTTCAATCTgtcattattgatttgattggccaatcgataataatcacGGATCGATCCATCTAG